A window from Canis aureus isolate CA01 chromosome 23, VMU_Caureus_v.1.0, whole genome shotgun sequence encodes these proteins:
- the KLHL35 gene encoding kelch-like protein 35: MLEGPAPEELEAGSPAPCAASCHAQRVLQTLNAFRRSGTLTDVVLRAGGRDFPCHRAALSAGSAYFRSLFAAGRPEHGPAVVPVAPVASEAAPGAAAAALAVVLDYVYGAGVRLRAEDEAAAVLALAERLGVAGLREACARFLEGRLRAANSLALRRVAAAFSLASLAERCGRVLRQAFVEVARHADFLELAPDEVAALLADPALGVAREEAVFEAAMRWVRHDAPARRGQLRRLLEHVRLPLLAPAYFLEKVEADELLQASRECRPLLLQARACFILGREAGALQARPRRFMELAEVIVVIGGCDRKGLLKLPFTDAYHPESRRWTPLPSLPGYTRSEFAACALRNDVYVSGGHINSRDVWMFSTPLHTWIKVASLLKGRWRHKMAVMQGQLFVVGGFDGLRRLRSVERYDPFSNTWVAAAPLPEAVSSAAVVSCAGRIYVIGGAGQDGVSTNKVQCFDPKEDQWSLRSPAPFSQRCLEAVSLEGIIYVVGGLMSKIFTYDPGTDVWGEAAVLPSPVESCGVTVCDGKIHILGGRDDLGESTDKVFTFDPSNGQVEAQPSLQRCTSSHGCITIIQTLGR; encoded by the exons ATGCTGGAGGGCCCGGCGCCGGAGGAGTTGGAGGCGGGCTCCCCGGCGCCGTGCGCGGCGTCCTGCCACGCGCAGCGCGTCCTGCAGACCCTGAACGCGTTCCGGCGGAGCGGCACCCTCACCGACGTGGTGCTGCGCGCCGGCGGCCGCGACTTCCCCTGCCACCGCGCGGCGCTCAGCGCGGGCAGCGCCTACTTCCGCAGCCTGTTCGCGGCCGGGCGCCCGGAGCACGGCCCGGCCGTGGTGCCCGTGGCGCCCGTGGCCTCGGAGGCGGCgcccggcgcggcggcggcggcgctggccGTGGTGCTCGACTACGTGTACGGCGCCGGCGTGCGCCTGCGCGCCGAGGACGAGGCGGCGGCCGTGCTGGCGCTGGCCGAGCGGCTGGGCGTGGCGGGCCTGCGCGAGGCCTGCGCCCGCTTCCTCGAGGGCCGCCTGCGCGCGGCCAACAGCCTGGCGCTGCGCCGCGTGGCCGCCGCCTTCTCGCTCGCCTCGCTGGCCGAGCGCTGCGGCCGCGTGCTGCGCCAGGCCTTCGTCGAGGTGGCGCGCCACGCCGACTTCCTGGAGCTGGCGCCCGACGAGGTGGCGGCGCTGCTGGCCGACCCGGCGCTGGGCGTGGCGCGCGAGGAGGCGGTGTTCGAGGCGGCCATGCGCTGGGTGCGCCACGACGCGCCGGCCCGCCGCGGGCAGCTGAGGCGCCTGCTGGAGCACGTGCGCCTGCCCCTGCTGGCGCCCGCCTACTTCCTGGAGAAGGTGGAGGCCGACGAGCTGCTGCAGGCCAGCCGCGAGTGCCGCCCGCTGCTGCTGCAGGCCCGCGCCTGCTTCATCCTGGGCCGCGAGGCGGGCGCGCTGCAGGCCCGGCCGCGGAG ATTCATGGAGCTAGCTGAAGTGATCGTGGTCATCGGTGGTTGCGACCGCAAGGGGCTCCTGAAGCTGCCCTTCACTGATGCCTACCATCCAGAGAGCCGGCGCTGGACCCCACTGCCCAGCCTTCCAGGCTACACACGCTCAGAGtttgctgcctgtgctctccGCAATGATGTCTATGTCTCGG GAGGCCATATCAACAGCCGTGATGTGTGGATGTTTAGTACTCCTCTGCACACCTGGATCAAGGTGGCCTCACTGCTCAAGGGCAGGTGGAGGCACAAGATGGCAGTCATGCAGGGGCAG CTGTTCGTGGTGGGCGGCTTTGATGGCCTTCGGCGCCTGCGCAGCGTAGAACGCTACGACCCCTTCTCCAACACCTGGGTGGCCGCTGCGCCGCTCCCCGAGGCTGTGAGCTCGGCAGCGGTGGTGTCCTGCGCGGGCCGGATCTACGTGATTGGGGGCGCTGGGCAGGACGGTGTCAGCACAAACAAG GTGCAGTGCTTTGACCCCAAGGAGGACCAGTGGAGTCTGCGATCACCAGCACCTTTCTCACAGCGGTGTCTCGAGGCTGTCTCCCTTGAGGGCATCATCTATGTGGTGGGGGGCCTTATGAGCAAAATCTTCACCTATGACCCTGGCACAGATGTCTGGGGGGAGGCAGCTGTCCTCCCCAGCCCTGTG GAGAGCTGCGGCGTGACTGTGTGTGACGGGAAGATCCACATCCTTGGTGGGCGGGATGATCTTGGGGAGAGCACCGACAAGGTCTTCACCTTTGACCCCAGCAATGGGCAGGTGGAGGCCCAGCCATCCCTACAGCGCTGCACCAGCTCCCATGGCTGCATCACCATCATTCAGACCCTGGGCAGGTGA